A window from Candidatus Margulisiibacteriota bacterium encodes these proteins:
- a CDS encoding FliG C-terminal domain-containing protein: protein MYRNIFFKLLIFTVVLFNINIAFSLDINEVTILQKDLEQKAQNILDKYIGANNSVVNVIISLKKENVTTYMYTNEENKLNNKPADEDIAKTNENLPGYSILAPKQKVFDSVNTISKTTSQVSIEQAIDRINVSMVIDNRIDNKKVAEVEKIIPNVLKLDLARGDKLQTLRLDFNQAPITKVPETTKGNEKTTVAEKNPDKFASKLGNTLKSPDVIKIYVIYGFILVIVLILSMVFIIGISIIARQIRVTAPKPTEDQKAAAPATKKEEEAEETLPDVLQTQAAGSSGRGKFEDMAKKIIETRGGEKPLFGFINENNIGKLPYLLKNQSIEKKIAVLNFIRPDLAAILFQNFSLADQKDLVINLSLETKLSPDEIRQFSNEIEAQIDFLVGGKSFTQQIFDYVNNDVSKVILYEVGKENKKLADDIANNIFVFEDLQYLEKRYVQAIVRNIGVKDFSIALGASDEKFTATIYSFLSEGVVDLLKQSMSLMKQQPRSKINEVQQKVVQQLRALNKEGFIASKKDLIPGETNKTISEPNNTMQGNEPE from the coding sequence ATGTATAGAAACATTTTTTTCAAACTTCTTATATTTACGGTTGTCCTTTTTAATATCAATATAGCTTTTTCTCTGGATATAAACGAAGTTACCATTCTGCAGAAAGATCTGGAGCAGAAAGCCCAGAATATTTTGGATAAATATATTGGGGCAAACAATTCTGTTGTTAATGTAATAATCAGCCTAAAAAAAGAAAATGTTACCACATACATGTACACTAATGAAGAAAACAAGCTGAACAATAAACCGGCGGATGAAGATATAGCCAAAACCAACGAAAACCTGCCCGGGTATTCTATCCTGGCGCCAAAGCAGAAAGTTTTTGATTCAGTAAATACTATTTCCAAAACTACCTCACAGGTTTCTATCGAACAGGCGATAGATAGAATTAATGTATCAATGGTAATAGACAACCGGATTGATAACAAAAAGGTCGCTGAAGTGGAAAAAATCATCCCTAATGTTTTGAAACTTGATCTGGCAAGAGGAGACAAACTACAGACTCTGAGACTGGATTTTAATCAGGCACCTATTACAAAAGTTCCTGAAACTACCAAAGGTAATGAAAAAACAACGGTTGCTGAAAAAAATCCTGATAAATTTGCTTCAAAATTAGGAAACACTCTAAAATCACCGGATGTTATTAAAATTTATGTAATATACGGTTTTATTTTGGTAATTGTGCTAATACTTTCCATGGTTTTTATCATAGGCATCAGTATTATTGCCAGACAAATCAGGGTAACCGCTCCTAAACCTACTGAGGACCAAAAGGCAGCTGCCCCAGCAACAAAAAAGGAAGAAGAGGCAGAAGAAACACTACCGGATGTACTTCAAACACAAGCAGCGGGATCCTCTGGCAGAGGCAAGTTCGAGGACATGGCAAAAAAAATTATTGAGACGAGAGGCGGTGAGAAGCCTTTATTCGGCTTTATTAATGAAAATAATATAGGGAAGCTGCCTTATCTTCTAAAAAATCAGAGCATTGAGAAAAAAATCGCTGTATTGAATTTCATCAGACCGGACCTAGCCGCGATTTTGTTTCAAAATTTTTCACTGGCGGATCAAAAAGACCTGGTGATAAATCTCAGTCTGGAGACAAAATTGTCGCCAGATGAAATCAGACAATTTTCTAATGAAATTGAAGCGCAAATAGATTTTCTTGTCGGCGGTAAAAGCTTTACTCAACAAATATTTGACTACGTAAATAACGATGTCAGCAAGGTTATTCTATATGAAGTAGGTAAAGAAAACAAAAAATTGGCTGATGATATAGCTAATAATATTTTTGTGTTTGAAGATTTGCAGTATCTGGAAAAACGCTATGTGCAGGCAATAGTTCGTAATATCGGGGTTAAGGATTTTTCCATCGCACTCGGTGCATCCGATGAAAAATTCACAGCTACTATCTATTCTTTTTTAAGTGAAGGTGTTGTTGATCTGCTCAAACAATCTATGTCTTTAATGAAGCAGCAACCTCGTTCCAAGATTAATGAAGTACAACAAAAAGTTGTCCAGCAATTAAGAGCTTTAAACAAGGAAGGTTTTATTGCCAGTAAAAAGGATTTGATCCCTGGTGAGACCAACAAAACAATTTCAGAACCGAATAACACCATGCAGGGAAACGAACCTGAATAA
- a CDS encoding response regulator — MKKILLIDDEKDLRSIFKIFLLGIKNIEFFEAGDGKEGIEMARSYNPDLIIMDYRMPIMNGLEATKEIRSSLTSEKVPIIMYTGYAKELDMQEAIIAGCNEVVYKPINTKDWMQIIYKYIGIE, encoded by the coding sequence ATGAAAAAAATTTTATTAATAGATGATGAAAAAGATTTGCGCAGTATATTTAAGATATTCCTGCTAGGCATTAAAAATATCGAGTTTTTTGAAGCCGGGGATGGCAAAGAAGGAATAGAAATGGCTCGTTCATATAATCCTGACCTGATAATAATGGACTATAGAATGCCTATTATGAACGGACTGGAAGCCACAAAGGAAATTAGAAGTTCTCTGACATCAGAAAAGGTGCCGATTATTATGTATACCGGGTACGCCAAAGAACTGGATATGCAGGAAGCGATAATCGCAGGCTGTAACGAAGTTGTTTACAAGCCAATTAATACTAAAGACTGGATGCAGATTATTTACAAGTATATCGGGATTGAATAA
- a CDS encoding histidine kinase dimerization/phospho-acceptor domain-containing protein — MITSSIYLYISLLTIIIVTSVCTIFTYKFFSTEKKTEKTIFKFNIIGFILLLFIPVLSFIKSYTEYAVFGAFITENVYRLFLAFTIVFPIIMVVDLKMDKKLDDKIFKPLLYVLAAAIGLTLVLPVVTLWVKLVPYLALGFVALFYSFNKKGYQLYGFVTLAVSLLLTFIPSSGFSLTQLMFLILLSLLILDYITIYTSKFSLINVLLIYDLLRSKILFKFLLIFTILITVSLLLTSLTILTITKRAIVDSQQKTFLNMGYTLKNEINKYTERNTALLNNLQKSTQFNLENAFILGAYLYDSLRNNPDIDKCLVISSQNILLADVSQEFIDTRQDVVTLPLYLEAINKNKMIKPYIALIKDKLFISVPVLSENDEYMYSFAAFFNLKHLVAIFDQIQKATSLDLDMVDEFYYSILQNREITKNDPLRNISIENNSFRRVIYNNEPVIVGMVTDPKLQVTYVIKQAERVALSGINQGERTVLVVLTVSVCVFLGLGFLISFILEKPIKSIYTGLQIYRKGNLDHQIQTNNIDEFGQLAKSLNEMAADLKNLMNMQAKSEQLATISQMAVSLNHEINNPLAAMVMAMGLLETRLKLQKDKELVSVLTLINEQINRIKELINNINNITEPVIEEYVSGTKMLKINYKK; from the coding sequence ATGATAACTTCTTCAATATATTTATATATTTCTTTGCTAACAATTATCATCGTTACATCGGTTTGTACGATATTTACCTATAAATTTTTTTCCACTGAAAAGAAAACCGAAAAAACAATCTTTAAGTTTAATATCATTGGGTTCATTCTTTTGCTTTTTATTCCCGTACTTTCTTTCATAAAAAGTTATACGGAATATGCTGTTTTTGGTGCTTTTATAACGGAAAATGTCTATCGTTTATTTTTAGCTTTTACCATTGTTTTCCCGATTATTATGGTTGTCGATCTTAAAATGGACAAAAAATTGGATGATAAAATATTCAAACCCCTCCTCTATGTTCTGGCGGCTGCCATAGGTTTGACTCTCGTTTTACCTGTAGTGACTTTATGGGTTAAGCTTGTACCTTACCTTGCACTGGGTTTTGTAGCCCTTTTTTACAGTTTCAATAAAAAGGGCTATCAGTTATACGGTTTTGTAACACTGGCAGTTTCGTTACTCTTAACTTTCATTCCCTCATCAGGATTTTCTTTAACCCAATTAATGTTCTTAATACTTCTTAGTCTGCTTATTCTTGATTATATAACCATCTATACATCCAAATTTTCTTTGATTAATGTTTTGCTGATTTATGATCTGCTCAGGTCCAAAATACTTTTTAAATTTTTGCTGATTTTCACTATACTTATAACTGTTTCCTTACTGCTGACCTCTCTGACTATTCTGACCATCACCAAAAGGGCAATAGTGGATAGCCAGCAAAAAACTTTTTTGAACATGGGCTATACTCTGAAAAATGAAATTAATAAATATACTGAGAGAAATACGGCTCTGTTAAATAATTTACAAAAAAGCACACAATTTAACCTGGAAAATGCTTTTATTCTGGGAGCTTATCTTTATGATTCTCTGCGTAATAATCCCGATATAGACAAATGTCTGGTCATTAGCAGCCAGAATATTCTGCTGGCGGATGTCTCGCAGGAATTTATTGATACTCGTCAGGATGTTGTTACCCTGCCCTTATATCTGGAAGCTATAAATAAAAATAAAATGATTAAACCATATATAGCTCTTATAAAGGATAAATTATTTATCTCTGTTCCTGTACTGTCTGAAAATGACGAATATATGTATTCTTTCGCGGCTTTCTTTAACCTGAAACATTTGGTTGCTATTTTTGATCAGATTCAGAAAGCTACATCTCTTGACCTGGATATGGTAGATGAGTTTTATTATTCAATATTGCAAAACAGGGAAATCACGAAGAATGATCCTTTACGCAATATTTCTATAGAAAATAATTCATTTCGTCGCGTAATATATAATAACGAACCGGTAATTGTTGGTATGGTAACCGATCCCAAACTACAGGTAACTTACGTGATTAAGCAAGCTGAACGTGTAGCTCTGTCCGGAATCAATCAGGGGGAAAGAACGGTGCTGGTTGTTTTAACGGTTTCGGTTTGTGTCTTTCTGGGCCTCGGATTTCTTATCTCTTTCATTCTGGAAAAACCGATTAAAAGCATTTATACAGGATTACAAATCTACCGTAAGGGAAATCTGGACCATCAAATTCAGACTAATAATATCGATGAATTCGGACAACTGGCTAAATCGCTCAATGAAATGGCCGCAGACCTGAAAAATCTTATGAACATGCAAGCCAAGTCCGAGCAACTCGCCACTATCTCTCAAATGGCTGTCTCCCTAAATCATGAGATAAACAATCCTTTGGCGGCTATGGTAATGGCCATGGGACTTTTGGAAACAAGATTAAAATTGCAAAAAGATAAAGAACTTGTGAGTGTTCTGACATTAATAAATGAGCAGATCAACCGCATAAAAGAGCTGATAAATAACATTAATAATATTACAGAGCCGGTAATAGAAGAATACGTCTCGGGTACTAAAATGTTGAAAATAAATTACAAAAAATAA